In bacterium, the following are encoded in one genomic region:
- a CDS encoding glycosyltransferase family 39 protein, translating into MKICDILKIKHRMLVKAGLSLFLLILVVAGVASFIIRVPYATTRQTLSNRSIGEIIGAREVGQIFKSDKANLTAVSFQFSTFGNRKNDKEVIFELRQNLEDNDPIRTVKINAGVLTDHGMHEFKFESVTESSGKKYYASVRSPASVEGNAITIDYRNGDVYGGKDSSLVVLQEGRGGGNAFLNAQKMDRDIAFVVYHNITGLEFVKLASIRAVKDFILSLKNQRGEYLRAGKFLFFAVLLTAIILFYRDKVEQALNNKKYFWIFITLLVLGGVSLRFMYINQMPYTNDEGFYLYDARTVLQGKLPGGDAIAKAPVFIGASALVMATLGNILSAGRLVSLICGVLTVWPLFILGKRIGGKRAGIITAGIWLLTGATALFNSYGHTQSIQMLFSALALALLVIAQEKKKRQWFVLAGIVLGISIVARKSSLALGLPIIFILLMDKTTWKKRLINTIIFGLGMLAVLATFLGIIFEIYGKTGVLYATGISLAKESIDQLGDRGDLYATYSVNGILPFFREAMPLIFLAFVMLGQFLERLLVRVNWLFARFAWIVPLILVAGSKNFLDNFEDKSRLSPGVGIFWAVMSVIMILLAIFPLHRKEKDSAENISWQWLPLIWFVAIAIFYAVWIKFTANYIAEFLPALALTAAFGAKWLSDNFHSRKFALVLVAIMLVWENYSSAENSFKFNHTGTFHWSAILEAADYLKKNVPQNELVETGAVAIPYVSGHHVPYDVAHPTWYAYGFIEPELRNVFMASSEKMVDAVLHNVNWFVSDKVTEFSYFLEYPMIEKGVTDNYVLVKTIENYSNPIRIYKRK; encoded by the coding sequence ATGAAGATTTGTGATATATTAAAAATTAAGCATCGGATGCTCGTGAAAGCGGGCTTATCTTTATTTTTGCTTATACTTGTGGTTGCGGGCGTTGCAAGTTTTATTATCAGGGTTCCTTATGCCACCACTCGCCAAACATTAAGTAATCGTTCGATCGGAGAAATTATCGGGGCAAGGGAAGTGGGTCAAATTTTCAAATCTGATAAAGCAAATCTCACTGCCGTCAGTTTTCAATTTTCTACCTTCGGTAATCGCAAAAATGACAAAGAAGTTATTTTTGAGTTGCGGCAAAATTTGGAAGACAATGATCCAATCAGAACCGTAAAAATTAACGCCGGTGTTTTGACGGATCATGGTATGCACGAATTCAAATTCGAGTCTGTTACGGAATCGAGTGGTAAAAAATATTACGCATCCGTTCGCTCACCGGCTTCGGTAGAAGGCAATGCCATAACAATCGATTACCGTAACGGTGATGTCTATGGTGGCAAAGATAGTTCGTTGGTTGTTTTGCAAGAGGGAAGAGGTGGTGGTAATGCATTCTTGAATGCTCAAAAAATGGATCGCGACATAGCATTTGTGGTATATCACAATATAACCGGGCTGGAATTCGTAAAATTAGCGAGCATTCGAGCTGTTAAGGATTTTATTTTATCGCTTAAAAATCAGCGTGGCGAGTATCTTCGCGCCGGAAAGTTTTTGTTTTTTGCTGTATTGCTGACCGCAATAATTCTTTTTTATCGCGACAAAGTTGAACAAGCGCTAAACAATAAGAAATATTTTTGGATTTTTATTACCTTGCTTGTATTGGGCGGTGTTAGTTTGAGATTTATGTATATAAACCAAATGCCTTATACAAACGATGAAGGTTTTTATTTGTATGATGCGCGTACGGTTTTGCAGGGAAAATTGCCGGGTGGTGACGCAATTGCCAAGGCGCCGGTTTTTATTGGAGCATCCGCATTAGTAATGGCTACTTTGGGAAATATTTTAAGTGCCGGTCGTTTAGTCAGTCTCATTTGTGGCGTGCTCACGGTTTGGCCGTTATTTATTTTGGGTAAACGCATCGGTGGTAAACGCGCCGGGATCATTACGGCCGGTATCTGGTTATTGACCGGTGCTACCGCGTTATTTAATTCCTATGGTCACACGCAAAGTATTCAGATGTTATTTAGCGCGCTTGCTTTGGCACTTTTAGTAATCGCGCAAGAGAAGAAAAAAAGGCAGTGGTTTGTTTTGGCGGGAATCGTTCTTGGAATCAGTATTGTTGCGCGCAAGAGTTCTTTGGCACTTGGCCTGCCAATCATCTTTATTTTATTGATGGATAAAACGACTTGGAAAAAGCGTCTAATTAATACAATTATTTTTGGGCTCGGCATGTTGGCTGTGCTGGCAACTTTCCTGGGGATAATTTTTGAAATTTACGGAAAGACAGGTGTTTTATATGCCACGGGGATTAGTTTGGCCAAAGAATCGATTGATCAGCTTGGTGATCGGGGGGATCTGTATGCCACTTATTCGGTAAACGGTATTCTGCCTTTCTTTCGTGAAGCGATGCCATTAATTTTCTTGGCGTTTGTAATGTTGGGGCAATTTCTGGAACGGCTCCTTGTTCGTGTTAACTGGCTGTTTGCGCGCTTTGCTTGGATCGTTCCGTTGATTTTAGTGGCAGGCAGCAAGAATTTCCTCGACAATTTTGAGGATAAATCTCGTCTGTCGCCTGGCGTAGGAATTTTCTGGGCGGTGATGAGTGTAATCATGATTTTGCTGGCAATTTTCCCATTACATAGAAAAGAAAAAGATTCGGCTGAAAATATCAGTTGGCAGTGGTTGCCATTAATTTGGTTTGTGGCAATTGCAATTTTCTATGCCGTCTGGATAAAATTTACTGCTAATTACATTGCCGAATTTTTGCCGGCATTGGCCCTAACGGCGGCGTTCGGAGCAAAGTGGTTGTCGGATAATTTTCATTCACGAAAATTTGCCTTGGTGCTGGTCGCCATCATGCTTGTCTGGGAAAACTATAGTTCAGCGGAAAATTCTTTCAAATTTAATCATACCGGCACGTTTCACTGGTCAGCCATTTTAGAAGCGGCGGATTATCTGAAGAAAAATGTTCCACAAAATGAGTTGGTGGAAACCGGCGCCGTGGCGATTCCTTATGTGTCCGGTCACCATGTACCATACGACGTCGCGCATCCAACTTGGTATGCTTATGGGTTTATTGAACCGGAATTACGTAACGTCTTTATGGCTTCGTCCGAAAAAATGGTCGACGCTGTTTTACATAATGTAAATTGGTTTGTGTCGGATAAGGTAACTGAATTTTCTTATTTTCTGGAATATCCAATGATCGAAAAAGGCGTCACAGATAATTATGTGTTGGTAAAAACAATCGAAAACTACTCTAATCCAATCCGCATTTATAAAAGAAAATAA
- a CDS encoding glycosyltransferase family 39 protein, protein MRVLNCIKKNRGVLLEALIILVVAILPRLYGIGLFLTADEKNWVGRSAEFIKAWRHLRINDTLQTTHPGITVLWVSGLAVYTAQQVYHTVFNFNDILKFAAFAQVPMAVINSLLVVAIFIVLRKLLPRSLAFVAGLALALDPYLIGFSKIVHVDAFLTGFLTVAVLLLVLYDKTKSRKVYFLSAIFASLAILTKLPAIVILPFAGVLFAFRSDLFKKEVFWKQIKLYVGWLTIVLVLVVILWPSLWWVPHPFDNISQVGKDMKVATLQPHDMDEPYTMEAWHYPATILTRSTISVMLGVVVLISMLCFKKTREKIFQIAHWRILFFLSLFVLIFMVEMTIGAKKGDRYVLPVFPAITILGCIGIYGAVSVLNHNKLSKYARSAVVAALVLVSAGVALIKLGPYELAYYNPLFPPNMSQELGWGEGFDKVAKFLDAQPDKNYVASWYPEELGALTKKTVLTISAYQENRMGYVVLYRNMFGRNPDHWANNFIDEYYKKRTPIFTARVNGLDYAWVYRKPVVNAIVGEILPGQAVVVEKQIMAENLSAVSVAVATYSGKATAGSMTLHVKTDLAGPDLRTVTVEAKQLQDGGLTKFSFEPLSGIIGKQAYFIFTTSGTYEGNAPTLRVAKDEPNSFYSFIKSGVVNEKNMEINTKPGWLGIDWYFMRNGKEISQLEVK, encoded by the coding sequence ATGAGAGTCTTAAACTGTATAAAGAAAAACCGGGGGGTGCTTTTGGAAGCACTGATTATTTTGGTAGTGGCGATTTTGCCGCGACTTTATGGCATTGGGCTTTTTCTCACGGCGGATGAAAAAAATTGGGTTGGCCGTTCGGCAGAATTTATCAAAGCGTGGCGACATTTGCGCATCAATGACACGCTTCAAACAACGCATCCGGGTATCACGGTTTTGTGGGTTTCCGGATTAGCCGTTTACACCGCCCAGCAGGTTTATCATACGGTCTTCAATTTCAACGATATTTTGAAGTTTGCCGCGTTCGCGCAAGTGCCGATGGCGGTTATTAATTCCTTGCTTGTTGTGGCGATTTTTATTGTTTTACGGAAGCTTTTGCCCCGAAGTTTGGCGTTTGTCGCAGGGTTGGCGTTAGCGTTGGACCCGTATTTGATCGGGTTTAGTAAAATTGTGCATGTTGATGCTTTTCTCACAGGATTTTTAACGGTGGCGGTTCTTCTTTTAGTTTTATATGACAAAACAAAATCGCGAAAAGTTTATTTTTTGTCCGCAATTTTCGCATCGTTGGCGATTCTTACAAAATTACCGGCAATCGTTATTTTGCCTTTTGCCGGTGTTTTATTTGCTTTTCGAAGTGATTTGTTTAAAAAAGAAGTATTTTGGAAGCAAATTAAATTATATGTCGGTTGGTTAACGATTGTTCTGGTGTTGGTTGTTATTCTCTGGCCGTCGCTTTGGTGGGTTCCACATCCTTTTGATAATATCAGTCAGGTCGGGAAAGATATGAAAGTGGCAACCCTGCAACCGCACGATATGGATGAGCCGTATACGATGGAAGCATGGCATTATCCGGCCACGATATTAACGCGCTCCACAATTTCCGTGATGTTGGGCGTGGTGGTGCTTATTTCCATGTTGTGTTTTAAAAAAACACGAGAGAAGATATTTCAGATTGCGCACTGGCGTATTTTGTTTTTCCTTAGCTTGTTTGTTTTGATTTTTATGGTAGAAATGACAATTGGTGCCAAAAAAGGCGATCGGTATGTGTTGCCTGTTTTTCCGGCAATAACGATTTTGGGATGCATTGGTATATACGGAGCAGTTTCGGTGCTAAATCATAATAAATTATCAAAATATGCGCGAAGTGCGGTTGTCGCAGCATTGGTTTTAGTATCCGCCGGTGTGGCATTAATTAAATTAGGACCTTATGAATTGGCTTATTATAATCCATTGTTTCCGCCAAACATGAGCCAGGAATTAGGTTGGGGTGAAGGTTTTGATAAGGTCGCAAAATTCTTGGATGCGCAACCGGATAAAAACTATGTCGCCTCATGGTACCCCGAGGAGTTGGGTGCTTTAACAAAAAAGACCGTTTTGACGATTAGTGCTTATCAGGAAAATCGAATGGGTTACGTAGTTTTGTATCGCAATATGTTTGGTCGTAATCCGGATCATTGGGCAAATAATTTTATAGATGAATATTACAAAAAACGTACGCCAATTTTTACGGCACGTGTAAATGGTTTGGATTATGCTTGGGTTTACAGGAAACCGGTCGTGAATGCGATTGTCGGTGAAATTTTACCAGGGCAAGCAGTTGTGGTTGAAAAACAAATAATGGCGGAAAATTTATCGGCCGTGAGTGTCGCGGTGGCGACATATAGCGGAAAAGCAACGGCTGGCAGTATGACTTTGCACGTAAAAACCGATTTAGCGGGGCCGGATTTAAGAACTGTTACGGTTGAAGCAAAACAATTACAGGATGGGGGATTAACTAAATTTTCGTTTGAACCATTGTCGGGTATTATTGGTAAGCAGGCGTATTTTATTTTTACAACATCCGGAACTTATGAAGGCAACGCGCCCACACTTCGAGTCGCCAAGGATGAACCCAATTCATTTTATTCATTTATTAAGAGCGGTGTCGTAAATGAAAAAAATATGGAAATAAATACAAAACCCGGCTGGCTTGGTATTGATTGGTATTTTATGCGGAATGGTAAGGAGATTTCGCAATTAGAGGTAAAATAA